A part of Jiangella alba genomic DNA contains:
- the hutH gene encoding histidine ammonia-lyase codes for MAIELSSPGRTVVVGTGPVSFDDLVAVARDGAGVVLGDDAQAAVARSREVIDQLAVADVPYYGVSTGFGALATKHIPAEKRAALQRGLIRSHAAGSGPEAEREVVRALLLLRLSTLATGRTGVRPATAAAYARLLDAGLTPVVHEYGSLGCSGDLAPLAHCALALMGEGTVRDASGALVDAAEALAAAGIEPVQLAEKEGLALINGTDGMLGMLVLALHDLRGLLQVADVAAAMSVEALLGTDRVFADDLQALRPHPGQRASAANLRALLAGSEVVASHRGPDCTRVQDAYSLRCSPQVHGAARDTADHAALVAGRELAAAIDNPVVTPDGRVESNGNFHGAPVGYVLDFLAIAAADLASISERRTDRFLDVARNAGLPPFLADDPGVDSGHMIAQYTQAGIVSELKRLAVPASVDSIPSSAMQEDHVSMGWAAARKLRRSVDGVGRVLAVELLTAARALDLRAPLAPAAGTGAVRDLIREHVAGPGPDRHLAPEIAAVHDLVTTGRIVAAAQAAAGTLH; via the coding sequence GACCAGCTGGCGGTCGCGGACGTGCCCTACTACGGGGTGTCGACCGGGTTCGGCGCGCTGGCCACGAAGCACATCCCGGCGGAGAAGCGGGCCGCGTTGCAGCGCGGCCTGATCCGCAGCCACGCGGCCGGATCCGGCCCGGAGGCCGAGCGCGAGGTCGTCCGCGCGCTCCTGCTGCTGCGGCTGTCGACGCTGGCCACCGGCCGCACGGGGGTCCGCCCGGCGACGGCGGCGGCGTACGCGCGGCTGCTGGACGCCGGCCTCACGCCGGTCGTGCACGAGTACGGCAGCCTCGGCTGCTCCGGCGACCTCGCGCCGCTGGCGCACTGTGCGCTGGCGCTGATGGGCGAGGGGACGGTGCGCGATGCGTCCGGCGCGCTGGTCGACGCGGCCGAGGCGCTGGCGGCGGCCGGCATCGAGCCGGTCCAGCTGGCCGAGAAGGAGGGCCTGGCGCTGATCAACGGCACCGACGGCATGCTCGGCATGCTGGTGCTGGCGCTGCACGACCTGCGCGGCCTGCTGCAGGTGGCCGACGTCGCGGCCGCGATGAGCGTCGAGGCGCTGCTCGGCACCGACCGGGTGTTCGCCGACGACCTGCAGGCGCTGCGCCCGCACCCGGGCCAGCGCGCGTCGGCGGCGAACCTGCGGGCGCTGCTGGCCGGGTCGGAGGTGGTGGCCAGCCACCGCGGGCCCGACTGCACCCGCGTCCAGGACGCCTACTCGCTGCGCTGCTCGCCGCAGGTGCACGGCGCCGCCCGCGACACCGCGGACCATGCGGCGCTGGTGGCCGGGCGGGAGCTGGCCGCGGCGATCGACAACCCCGTCGTGACCCCCGACGGGCGGGTGGAGTCCAACGGCAACTTCCACGGCGCGCCGGTCGGGTACGTGCTGGACTTCCTCGCCATCGCGGCGGCCGACCTCGCCTCGATCAGCGAGCGGCGCACCGACCGCTTCCTCGACGTCGCCCGCAACGCCGGGCTGCCGCCGTTCCTCGCCGACGACCCCGGCGTCGACTCCGGGCACATGATCGCCCAGTACACCCAGGCCGGCATCGTGTCGGAGCTGAAGCGGCTGGCCGTCCCCGCGTCGGTCGACTCCATCCCGTCCAGCGCCATGCAGGAGGACCACGTCTCGATGGGCTGGGCCGCGGCCCGCAAGCTGCGCCGTTCCGTCGACGGCGTCGGCCGCGTGCTCGCGGTGGAGCTGCTGACGGCGGCCCGCGCGCTGGACCTGCGCGCGCCGCTGGCCCCGGCGGCCGGCACCGGCGCCGTCCGCGACCTCATCCGCGAGCACGTCGCCGGACCCGGACCGGACCGCCACCTCGCACCGGAGATCGCCGCCGTCCACGACCTCGTCACGACCGGCCGGATCGTCGCCGCCGCGCAGGCGGCCGCCGGCACGCTGCACTAA